Proteins encoded by one window of Ulvibacter sp. MAR_2010_11:
- a CDS encoding efflux RND transporter periplasmic adaptor subunit translates to MNRKKLLIIGGLILLLIILLLVGKKAGWFGKTGNYKEVEITKIELIDIVETVAATGKIQPEVEVMLSSEVSGEIIELPIKEGQQVKKGDLLVKINPDLIQSALSQSQAGLQNVRAQLAQAEASLRNAELNYNRNKALFEKGVISKSDWERSVTDYEMAQANKQSVYYNVQSASANVKQSQDNLQRTSIYAPMDGTISKLSVELGERVVGTAQMAGTEIVRVANLDNMEVEVDVNENDIVKVNLGDSTIVEVDAYLKREFKGVVTEIANSAESALSVDQVTNFKVKVRILASSYKDLMEGKPEYFSPFRPGMTATVDVITNKKEKVIGVPISAIVIKTDTSSVKKPTTKETTMASSEKFECVFVKNGDEAKLRVIKTGIQDDANIEIISGLSVDDVVITGPYNTVTKTLKAGDKIEVASAKTEKSDSDE, encoded by the coding sequence ATGAATAGAAAAAAACTTTTAATTATTGGTGGTTTAATTTTACTGCTTATTATTTTACTTCTTGTTGGTAAAAAGGCCGGTTGGTTTGGAAAGACCGGTAATTATAAAGAAGTTGAGATAACTAAAATTGAACTCATCGACATAGTTGAAACAGTTGCAGCCACAGGAAAAATTCAGCCGGAGGTGGAAGTAATGTTATCTTCGGAAGTGTCCGGAGAAATCATCGAGCTTCCTATAAAGGAAGGACAACAGGTTAAAAAAGGAGATTTATTGGTAAAAATAAACCCGGATCTTATACAGTCGGCTTTAAGTCAGTCGCAAGCAGGATTGCAAAATGTACGTGCTCAATTGGCACAGGCGGAGGCAAGTTTACGCAACGCCGAGTTAAACTATAACCGAAACAAGGCACTTTTTGAAAAGGGAGTAATCTCGAAATCGGATTGGGAGCGTTCTGTAACCGATTATGAAATGGCGCAAGCCAACAAGCAGTCTGTTTATTACAACGTACAGAGTGCATCGGCCAACGTGAAACAATCTCAGGATAACCTACAACGCACCTCTATTTATGCACCTATGGACGGAACTATTTCGAAACTTTCGGTAGAATTGGGGGAGCGTGTTGTTGGAACCGCACAAATGGCGGGTACCGAAATTGTTCGTGTTGCCAACCTGGATAATATGGAAGTGGAGGTAGATGTGAACGAAAATGATATTGTGAAGGTAAATTTGGGAGATTCAACAATTGTTGAAGTTGATGCCTATTTGAAGCGTGAATTTAAAGGTGTTGTTACCGAAATTGCAAATTCAGCAGAATCGGCTTTATCTGTCGATCAGGTAACTAATTTTAAGGTGAAGGTTAGAATTCTGGCCAGTTCATACAAGGATTTAATGGAAGGAAAGCCGGAGTATTTTTCACCTTTCCGTCCGGGTATGACTGCAACAGTAGATGTTATCACAAATAAGAAAGAAAAAGTAATAGGAGTTCCTATTAGCGCTATTGTAATTAAAACCGATACCAGCAGCGTAAAAAAGCCAACTACAAAGGAAACAACAATGGCATCTTCAGAGAAATTTGAATGTGTTTTTGTAAAAAACGGAGACGAAGCAAAATTGCGGGTCATAAAAACAGGAATACAGGACGATGCTAACATCGAAATCATTTCAGGTTTATCTGTAGACGATGTAGTGATTACCGGACCTTATAATACAGTTACCAAGACACTAAAAGCAGGTGATAAGATCGAGGTAGCTTCGGCTAAAACAGAAAAAAGCGATAGCGACGAATAA
- the tsaB gene encoding tRNA (adenosine(37)-N6)-threonylcarbamoyltransferase complex dimerization subunit type 1 TsaB, whose product MATILCLETATTNCSVALSVNGSVIAIQEDRSTTYSHAEKLHPFIEKVLSQAKVSYDAIDAVAVSKGPGSYTGLRIGVSAAKGLCFALDVPLIAVPTLELLALQIREKTTYVIPLIDARRMEVYSAVFSEGKEIRTTAAEILLETSFSEFLEKNTVSFIGSGVEKFIPLCDHKNAVFIEDGMPSANEIAAIAENKYKISDFENVAYFEPYYLKDFIAG is encoded by the coding sequence ATGGCTACAATATTATGCCTTGAAACAGCAACAACAAATTGTTCGGTAGCACTTTCGGTAAACGGAAGCGTTATTGCTATACAGGAGGATAGGTCCACTACCTATTCTCACGCCGAAAAATTGCATCCTTTTATTGAAAAAGTACTCTCGCAGGCAAAAGTCTCTTACGATGCTATCGACGCTGTTGCCGTAAGCAAAGGTCCGGGTTCTTATACCGGGCTTCGTATTGGAGTTTCAGCGGCAAAAGGGCTTTGTTTTGCCTTAGATGTGCCACTAATAGCTGTGCCGACACTTGAATTATTGGCGCTTCAGATAAGAGAGAAAACAACTTATGTTATTCCTTTGATCGATGCCAGACGGATGGAGGTATATTCGGCCGTGTTTTCAGAGGGAAAAGAAATTAGAACTACAGCAGCCGAAATTCTTTTAGAAACGTCTTTTTCAGAATTTTTAGAGAAAAATACAGTTAGCTTTATTGGAAGTGGCGTCGAAAAGTTCATTCCACTTTGTGATCATAAAAATGCAGTTTTTATAGAAGATGGTATGCCTTCGGCGAATGAAATTGCTGCGATTGCTGAGAACAAATACAAAATAAGCGACTTTGAAAATGTCGCTTATTTTGAACCGTATTATTTAAAAGATTTTATTGCAGGTTAG